The Bacillus sp. Y1 genome has a window encoding:
- a CDS encoding YdcF family protein — MSFGVLFIIGNVLAVVIISWLLKNKLLSRKFVFVRKLIIFGYVLFLLSFISVEGLIIKEAYAKENYNEKEIDFVVILGAGLQGEEPSKTLQGRLDAGLEFLLVNREIPVIVSGGQGPGETITEAEAMGTFLVENGVEKGRVYYESLSTDTNENLKFSSEMMTQLGVNKPKILIITSDYHLFRAKLLAEEYGLTPYGLGGDSPFFVKVNYYIREYFGVVKDFVL, encoded by the coding sequence GTGAGTTTTGGTGTACTTTTTATCATTGGAAATGTTTTAGCTGTTGTCATTATTAGTTGGTTATTAAAAAATAAACTACTGTCCCGTAAATTTGTTTTTGTTCGAAAATTAATTATTTTTGGTTATGTCTTATTTCTACTCTCATTTATTAGTGTTGAGGGGCTAATTATAAAAGAGGCCTATGCTAAGGAGAATTATAATGAGAAAGAAATAGATTTTGTTGTTATTCTTGGAGCTGGCTTACAAGGAGAAGAGCCTTCAAAAACGTTGCAAGGAAGATTGGATGCAGGCTTAGAATTTTTGTTAGTTAACCGTGAGATCCCTGTCATTGTTTCGGGTGGTCAAGGTCCTGGGGAGACAATTACAGAAGCAGAGGCAATGGGAACATTTTTGGTGGAGAATGGCGTTGAAAAGGGACGAGTGTATTATGAGAGTCTATCCACTGACACGAACGAAAACCTAAAATTTTCTAGTGAAATGATGACTCAACTTGGTGTGAATAAACCGAAAATTCTTATCATTACAAGTGATTATCACTTGTTTCGAGCAAAGCTTTTAGCAGAGGAATACGGTTTAACTCCTTATGGGCTTGGTGGAGATTCCCCATTTTTTGTGAAGGTAAATTATTATATTCGTGAGTATTTTGGTGTGGTAAAGGATTTCGTTTTGTGA
- a CDS encoding putative bifunctional diguanylate cyclase/phosphodiesterase, with protein MFALKNKKFAYLFIAFFILTNFLWNYFFQHKQAFLDWGGVTFQTIACLTSFGWLLATYKNDDGKAKKFWLYLGLGILSYIIGILIWVFYEFILGVHGDTLLLPKIFWIGQNGFYFVALLYMMNVVRSKLLTIRFSFDMLIIMAVATTFNWVFIIAPLLKMKGNPFHLVELMYPILDLGVLGGVISLFIASNSVFNKKTLYLLVVGLLVQIMADTIFSFLTVKNLYTVGSISEPLWILSLFILALAGLYHEAPSNVNGEKRYETESKNKFFIKHSLPYLGVVLLSLYVISQIYHTAPVVVGLFLTILLVVLRQLFTLLENDKLVSELNDLNEQLEVKVKERTDRLVETINQMEYLAYHDVVTGLPNRRFIEKRLSRAISNHNVRSKKKIAFLLLDLDRFKHINDSLGHSYGDLLLKEVGDRLSSSLKPDELVCRIGGDEYGILLENTNELQVEKISEKILTVLRKTYDIRGEELYVTPSIGVSIFPEHGNNFESLLMKADTAMYKVKEAGKNHYKIYHAEMDIEPQVTMENALRKGIERNELELYYQPQVSLENNSIVGVEALLRWIRPDLGMVPPCEFIPLAEETGLILPLGEWVLKEACLQSVKWEEQGLLPIRIAVNISAIQFQQNNFIEKVTETLFETKANPENIELEITESVAMGSIEETLSKLHSLKEMGFHIAMDDFGTGYSSLQYLNQYPIDHLKIDRSFISSLNTSEKNVAIVKLIILMAKGLNYKVIAEGVEDDSQKIFLQSIECDEYQGYLFSPPLNKLDTEALLQHQLNKS; from the coding sequence ATGTTCGCCCTCAAAAACAAAAAGTTTGCTTATCTTTTTATTGCTTTTTTTATTCTTACCAACTTCTTATGGAATTACTTCTTTCAGCATAAGCAAGCTTTTTTGGACTGGGGTGGAGTTACATTCCAAACCATTGCCTGCTTAACATCTTTTGGGTGGCTATTAGCAACGTATAAAAATGACGACGGCAAGGCCAAGAAGTTTTGGTTGTATTTAGGACTAGGAATCTTAAGTTATATTATAGGGATTCTTATTTGGGTTTTTTACGAGTTTATCTTAGGTGTTCATGGAGATACTCTTCTTTTGCCAAAAATCTTTTGGATTGGACAGAACGGGTTTTATTTTGTTGCCCTTTTATACATGATGAACGTTGTAAGAAGTAAGTTACTTACCATACGATTTTCCTTTGATATGTTGATCATCATGGCCGTTGCAACCACATTTAATTGGGTGTTCATTATCGCTCCGTTATTAAAAATGAAGGGAAATCCATTTCATCTCGTAGAACTCATGTACCCAATATTAGATCTTGGGGTTTTAGGAGGAGTCATCAGTCTTTTTATTGCTTCAAACTCCGTTTTCAATAAAAAGACTTTATATCTATTAGTAGTAGGTTTATTAGTACAAATAATGGCTGATACGATTTTTTCATTTCTAACAGTAAAAAATTTGTACACGGTTGGAAGTATATCGGAGCCATTATGGATCCTATCATTATTTATTCTTGCTTTGGCTGGACTTTATCATGAAGCTCCGTCCAATGTGAATGGCGAGAAAAGATACGAAACTGAGAGCAAGAACAAATTCTTCATTAAGCATAGCTTGCCTTATTTGGGAGTTGTGTTGCTATCATTGTATGTGATATCTCAAATTTACCATACTGCTCCTGTTGTTGTTGGATTGTTTTTAACGATTTTATTAGTGGTTTTAAGGCAACTATTTACCTTGTTAGAAAATGATAAATTGGTTTCTGAATTGAATGATTTAAATGAACAACTCGAGGTAAAGGTTAAAGAAAGAACGGACCGTTTAGTTGAAACGATTAATCAGATGGAATATTTAGCCTATCATGATGTTGTGACAGGCTTACCCAATAGAAGATTTATTGAAAAGCGGCTTTCAAGAGCGATCAGTAACCATAATGTACGTAGTAAAAAGAAAATCGCTTTCTTATTACTAGATTTAGATCGCTTTAAGCATATCAATGATAGTCTTGGACATTCATACGGGGATTTATTGTTAAAAGAGGTTGGAGATAGATTAAGTTCGAGTCTTAAACCCGATGAGCTAGTGTGCCGTATCGGTGGAGACGAATACGGGATATTACTCGAAAATACCAATGAATTACAAGTTGAGAAAATTTCGGAAAAAATTCTTACTGTCCTCCGTAAAACTTACGATATTAGAGGGGAAGAACTATATGTAACACCTAGTATTGGGGTGTCAATTTTTCCAGAACATGGTAACAATTTTGAGTCCTTATTAATGAAGGCTGACACAGCAATGTATAAAGTGAAGGAAGCCGGCAAAAATCACTACAAAATATATCATGCAGAAATGGACATAGAGCCTCAAGTAACAATGGAAAACGCGTTACGAAAAGGGATAGAGCGGAATGAACTAGAGCTTTACTACCAGCCTCAGGTTTCTCTTGAAAACAATAGTATTGTTGGTGTAGAGGCGTTGTTGCGTTGGATTAGACCTGATCTAGGGATGGTTCCACCCTGCGAGTTTATCCCTCTGGCAGAGGAAACTGGACTTATTCTTCCTTTAGGAGAATGGGTATTGAAAGAAGCTTGTTTGCAATCTGTAAAATGGGAAGAGCAGGGTCTTTTACCGATTCGAATTGCTGTCAATATATCAGCCATCCAATTTCAACAAAATAACTTTATTGAAAAGGTAACCGAGACTTTATTTGAAACGAAAGCAAATCCAGAGAATATTGAACTAGAAATTACGGAAAGTGTGGCTATGGGTTCAATAGAAGAAACACTTTCTAAACTCCACTCTTTAAAGGAAATGGGCTTCCATATTGCTATGGATGATTTTGGTACAGGCTATTCTTCTTTGCAATATTTGAACCAGTATCCTATTGACCACTTGAAGATTGATCGATCTTTTATTTCTTCACTAAATACTAGTGAGAAAAATGTTGCCATTGTTAAATTGATTATTTTGATGGCTAAAGGATTAAATTACAAGGTGATTGCTGAGGGAGTAGAAGACGATAGTCAAAAGATATTCTTACAATCCATCGAATGCGACGAATATCAAGGTTATCTGTTCAGTCCTCCTTTAAATAAGCTGGATACAGAAGCATTATTGCAGCATCAACTTAATAAAAGTTAA
- a CDS encoding LLM class flavin-dependent oxidoreductase — MEIGVSTFVETTPDVVTGEVVSHAQRIREVVEEIVLADQVGLDVFGVGEHHREDFAASSPAVVLAAAASQTKRIRLTSAVTVLSSADPVRVFQDFATLDAISNGRAEIMAGRGSFIESFPLFGYDLADYDELFEEKLDLLLKIRESEIVTWSGNHRPAIHQKGVYPRPVQHPLPVWIGSGGNSESVIRAGILGLPLVLAIIGGRPVQFAPLVELYKQAAAHAGHDVSKLTVASHSHGFIAEETELAANKFFPSTQQVMNVLGRERGWGHYGRASFDAARSFEGALYVGDSKTVAEKIIYLRKTVGITRFMLHVPVGSMPHEDVMKAIELLGREVAPIVKEEVAKWEASLGIE; from the coding sequence TTGGAAATAGGTGTAAGTACATTTGTAGAAACAACACCGGATGTAGTGACGGGTGAGGTAGTGAGTCATGCACAACGGATCCGCGAAGTAGTGGAAGAAATCGTTCTAGCTGATCAAGTCGGTTTAGATGTGTTTGGGGTAGGGGAGCATCATAGAGAAGATTTTGCTGCTTCTTCTCCAGCAGTAGTATTAGCGGCTGCCGCTTCACAAACAAAACGTATTCGTCTTACGAGTGCGGTTACCGTTCTATCATCTGCTGATCCTGTTCGTGTGTTTCAAGATTTTGCAACCCTTGATGCAATCTCAAATGGCCGAGCTGAAATTATGGCAGGACGAGGGTCATTTATTGAGTCATTTCCATTGTTCGGATACGATTTAGCGGATTATGATGAATTGTTTGAAGAGAAGTTGGATTTATTACTGAAGATTAGGGAGTCTGAGATTGTTACTTGGTCAGGTAACCATCGACCGGCCATTCATCAAAAAGGAGTATATCCACGTCCGGTCCAACATCCACTTCCGGTATGGATAGGAAGTGGTGGGAATTCTGAATCAGTCATCCGTGCTGGAATTCTTGGCCTACCACTCGTATTAGCGATTATTGGAGGAAGACCCGTACAATTTGCTCCACTTGTTGAGCTTTATAAACAGGCAGCTGCTCATGCCGGTCATGATGTATCAAAGCTAACGGTAGCTTCTCACTCTCATGGATTTATTGCAGAAGAAACAGAACTAGCTGCAAACAAGTTTTTTCCATCAACCCAACAGGTCATGAATGTACTTGGGCGGGAGCGCGGTTGGGGGCATTATGGTCGTGCTAGCTTTGATGCGGCACGTAGCTTTGAAGGTGCTTTGTACGTAGGAGATTCAAAGACAGTGGCAGAAAAAATCATTTATTTACGAAAAACTGTAGGGATTACACGTTTTATGCTTCACGTACCGGTTGGGTCTATGCCTCATGAAGATGTAATGAAGGCAATAGAATTACTAGGCAGGGAAGTGGCTCCAATCGTGAAGGAAGAAGTTGCAAAATGGGAAGCGTCTTTGGGTATCGAGTAA
- a CDS encoding DUF6376 family protein: MKRKWMALTLTAVIALSGCSFLEEVNGTLNYVNQATDYVNEATEFANEVPAMAEQAISDTQALAELETRLLEMKQEIEAFSQLEAPSIAEELHQQVIEQNDRALEGINVFLSNIENGELDPTLLENTELFTTIQELTELSDQIQQLGE; this comes from the coding sequence ATGAAGAGAAAGTGGATGGCGTTAACATTAACGGCGGTTATAGCATTAAGTGGTTGTTCGTTCTTGGAAGAAGTGAACGGAACACTTAACTATGTAAATCAAGCAACAGATTATGTAAATGAAGCGACGGAGTTTGCTAACGAAGTACCAGCTATGGCCGAGCAAGCAATTTCAGATACACAAGCATTAGCAGAATTAGAAACAAGATTATTAGAGATGAAACAAGAGATTGAAGCATTTAGTCAACTTGAAGCTCCGAGTATTGCGGAGGAGCTCCACCAACAAGTTATTGAGCAGAATGATAGGGCATTAGAAGGGATAAATGTATTTTTATCAAATATTGAAAACGGTGAACTGGATCCTACTTTGTTGGAAAATACCGAATTATTTACAACCATACAAGAGTTAACGGAGCTTTCTGATCAAATTCAGCAGCTTGGTGAATAA